A segment of the Salminus brasiliensis chromosome 5, fSalBra1.hap2, whole genome shotgun sequence genome:
TCCTTTGTGCATTTGTGCATCCTTGAAATCACTCGGCCATATATTCCACATTATAGCTGTAGTCATATGAAAAACTTTGGGCACTCCTGTTGATGAAGATGAACagtggtgtccaaacttttgcaaggAGAATTATAGGTACGATATATGGTCACATTGGGTTAAACATTGGACATACAGTTGGCATCAGcggtccaagagagcacaactggccatgctttttttttattactcttaagcaatgttggccagcacaggtgtctgctcTGATCTGGGGATCCAGCGACATACAGTCATGTATGTaattttttgttagtttttttttaatggcaaaGAGCCATGGCAAGCTTACCGTGTTCACCTGATGCCCGAGTTGATCACTGTTATCTTTGATCACTGTTATCTTTCTTATTAAcagttaaaaatgtattatgtcTTCTCAGACCGTATACACCGATGCATGGGGCCCTGTCTCATGTGTGGTTTGACCGCCACAAAATCTCTCGTCACTGCCCGGAGCATTTGGATTCAATTGAAGAAATGTGCAGTAATTTAGGAGCTGTAGTCCAAGATGAGATTCAAGCTGGTATACCCAAGCACAGGATGGTTATCGGTATGGCTCCTTTTCTATTAGCCTTCTCTCTCACTGCATCCCTCTTCATTGCCCTTACTGCCTTACATACCCTCACACATCACTTGCTCCAAATTAAGCTTTAGAGTTTCAGGCCACTGCTCTTACGTCTCTCCCTTGTTGTGAAGAACGAAACCTGATCAAATTTCTTAGTCTTTTCATATGTTGCCAATAATAGGCTTAAAAAAGAATTTCTGGAAGATTCTCAAGTTTCTGCACAGCTTTGTCTCAAAATATTTGAGTTATCAGGTTCACACATAAATCACTGTGAAATAAAAGTGGCAGGAAGTAGTGCTGTAAGAGAGAATCATAGCCTAGTCCAGGTAAAGTTCCCTCAGGAAATGTGCAGGAGGTCGTGCGGAGGATAAGTCACGCAGAGGTTGCGCATGTAAGCTTTGGCACGGTGGTAAAACCAGTGACAACAGTTGGGGAATGGTTAACTGTCAAGGCAAGAAACACATAAATAGCCAGAAATGCTTGAGTAAAATGTGAaaagtggagaaaaaaaaacaaagctttgTGTGAAAGGCCCTGTGTGGAAGGACAGAAAAGCCCCTGAACTCGCTTCCAGAAAAGCTGATTCAAAAAACACATGTTCCTGTGAGACTGCTGAAATATTATCTTCCTAAATCATAACATTTTGTCATTAACTATAAATACTCATTGGAGTCACTCCGCACGCTGGAGAAACGAAGTGGTCTGTACCCTGAGTCCACTTCCCGGGCTGACGGACTGACAAGCGCCAGAACTTTCCATGGAAAACGTTTTTCAAGAGGGCGGCCTTAGGCTATTGTGTATGTTTTTCAGTCTTTTAGGTGTGCTGATCCATGGGAAAAGCCCTGGAGAAATGAGGTATCAAACACACATGCGGGACTCTTCTAGCCAAACAACCCAAGAGGTAGAAACCATGTGGAGAACTGAAGCTCGAGATGGAGATGAAGGTGGAGGTTTTAGGATTGAGAGACGCGCttcagtggaaaagaaataGAGCTGTCTTAGTTCCTGGGACCCAAATGATCACAAATGCCTGTGTCATCCCTGTCTGACGGTTAAAGAACATGTAAACTCCATCTATCCTCTCTCAAGCACAGCTCCACCCACCCACTCTGACAGAGTGATGGCTACTTGTGCACTTTCCCAGATGTGCACTCGGTGCCCAAATTTGCCCAGATGTGTGAGATTAAGGACAGGCTCGTGAAAAGGTTCCAGAGAAATGGAGGTTTGATGATGTGGAACTAAGGACTAGCTTTcattttctttgcctttttgttttgcttctgCTTCAGTTCATCTAGGCCGCCAGGATAGATCTAAAGCTACTGtagtaaacataaaaaaaaaatagattcaTGTATTTGATGCATTCTGTTTGCTTAGTAGCATAAGTATGACTGACTTTCCATCTCCATTTGATTAGTTTGATTCATACAACACAGCTTGGTTTCAACACCTCCTACAATTTGTAGTAATTACTTTTGCGTTCTCATGTGCAGTCTTTTTCTGTGAATTTAGCTGTCTGTGTATTTTGGGCACACATTTGTCACTTAACTTTTCCAGTAGATGAATCATCATATCACAGCCACACGGCATAATTAAatacagctgttttacagatgtTGATTTACTGCCTGATGTTGAAAAATGAGTCCGTCATTCAGCACAAGACGCACTGTACCAGGGAGTGGGaccagtgttgttgttttttttttttttttttattcttcatAATAATACTAATGTCTTGTTTTGTCCCAACAAGGTGGCTTCTCCATGGGTGGAGCCATGGCATTACACCTGGCTTGCAGGTATCACCAGGACATAGCTGGAGTCTTCGCTCTGTCCAGCTTCCTCAACAAGGACTCGGTTGTATATCAGGTAAATGTATTTTTCGTGGTAACATAAAAGACTGCATACCACGAGGAGTTACTTCATTGCGGTTAGTTCTTAAAAGGCGTGTTGCATTTCAAAGGCAAGCAGCGACAGTTTGAATGATGTTAACCTAAATTCCACATTGATTGGCCTGTTTATGGCCCCTGCTTGTTCTTTTGTCTGGAATAAAAAACACTTGATATTTTGGTTGCTTGAGTTTATTACTTACTGAATCCACAAACCTATTATATCTTGTGGTCAAATTTGGATGCGCCGCATGACACGTCCTTGCACGTCTGTTTTGGTCTTGGAGACGTGTTTTTCTCAAACCTGCCTGCAGTTTGTGGTCCAACACAGAGTCAGCTCTATGTGTTCAaaccttaaaataataatactaatactaaaagCAACAGATTCCAAAAATACCAGACCTGCCTGTGACCGAGCTTTTGCTCCATCTGTGTGCAGGCTGTTGGAGCTGCAGAGCGGCATCCCTTACCAGATCTGCTCCAGTGTCATGGGACAGCCGATGAGCTGGTGCACCACAACTGGGGGGAGGAGACCAGCTCTCTGTTGAAGAAGGCTGGCATGACTACCTCGTTCCATTCTTTTCCTGGACTCAACCACCAGCTCTGCCGGGCAGAACTGGAGCTCCTGTGCTCCTGGATCCTGAAGAAGCTTCCATCGGAAAGCTCTTCCAGTGCTGGACACTGAACTTTTATAACCCTCACGCTCTTCCTCAGGATTtttgatttttaataaattcagtttAATCGAGAAGTTCTCATTTTACTATGTGGGGCTTGTCCTGCCTCTTAAACTTTGCTGAAGTATGTTGCACCTGCTAGTGCTAATTTGTTTGCTCTGCAACATTTGCAGGTTTTGCAAAAGTCGTGTATAAGTGGGGGTTAATATAGCTGTAAAACCTTTCTGTGGTGATTCTGATCTGCCCACATGTCTtgccacttaaaaaaaaaaaactgcacttATTGTGCACATTTCACAGCTGGCAGCACTAACCACATTAAAGTCCAGGCTGAAGCCAGCGCCGCAGTGCTGGGAGGACTGTTTCGCAGAGCCTGCTTTGACTCATTATGGCTGTGGTCAGGCTGGAGCGGCAGGTAGAGCTATCACCGGAGAGCAGGAATGCCACTCGGCTCTGCGGTCTGGAGCTGGATTCCGACCCGTTTGACACCCTTTCCGTTTCCTGCAGAGTGTAGTAGCTCCatcattttcccttttttcccatCAAACCCCATTGTCGTTCTTTCTCTAGAAGTCTGCTGAACATGTGTTTTGGAGGTCTGAACTGTTTGCTTGGTAGACTCGAGCTGCAATAGTTTGCTTCATTAATGGTTATTGGGAGGAAGTGGTTAGTGACTTCATAGTGTTTTCTTTAAGGTTGTGTGGACCTTTCACTCAGATTATGCATTGGGGCTGTGGGCCAAAGCCAACACACCCACCCACTCTGAGGAAAACTGTTTAAAAGACTGAGAGAAATAAGCAACAATGTAAACGTATGTGCGATTGTCAGGAAGTCGTTTTTCAAGACTTCTCAGACTTCCTGTTTCTGCATGCAAGTTTTATGTGGGGCTTGTTTTCCTTTGTCAAACAAATAGCATTAGTATTTAGCAGgctgaaggttctttacaagGGGGTTGGTATTAGTACTCAGATTTTTGGTGCATCAGTCACCGTGTGtcctttaaatatttttttaaagaaatgaaaaaaaagtatatatgtctacacatatacagtgagtccaagaagtatttgatcccttgctgattttcttcgttggcccactaataaagacatgatcattctatacttttaatggtagatgtattcttacatggagagacagaatattaaaaagaaaatccagaaaataaatctaaggaatatatattaattgatttgtatttcatggagtgaaataagtatttgatcccttagtattcattagcagttctggcttttacagaccagttagacactcccaatcaacttgttacctgacctgaagccacctgttctcactaatcacttgtgtgaaaaacacctgtccacagaatcagacagatcacacagatttcaagtctccaacatgggtaaaaccaaagagctgtcacaggacctcagagtcagaattgttgaccttcacaaagctggaatgggctacaaaaagattagtaaggtgttggatgtgaaagtaacaactattggtgcaattatcagaaagtttaaagagtataacatgacaatcaacagacctcggcccggtgctccaaagaagatttcgcctcgtggggtggcaatgatgctgagaacagtcagaaatcgtcctgcaaccactcggcaggagttagcaaatgacctgaaggcagctgggaccacagtttgcaaggaaacaattggcaacactttgcgcaacaatggattcacatcctgcagtgcccgaaaggtacccctgctgaagagagcacatgtggaggcgcgcctcaagtatgccaatgatcatttgaaagatgaaccaagttattgggagaaggttttgtggtcagacgagaccaaaattgaactttttggcctcaactccacccgccatgtgtggaggaagaaaaatgctgcctatgaccccaagaacactgtgcccaccgtcaagcatggaggtggaagcatgatgttttgggggtgtttctctgccaagggtacagggctacttcaccgcatcactgggaagatggatggagccatgtaccgcacaatcctgagggacaacctcctcccctctgccagggatctgaaaatgggccgtggttgggtcttccaacatgataacgaccctaaacatacagcaaaggcaacaaaggattggctcaagaaaaatcacattaaggtcatggagtggcccagccagtcgccagacctcaatccgatcgaaaatctatggagggagctgaaggtcagagttgccaagcgacagcccaccaaccttcatgatttagagaggatctgcaaagaagagtgggccaaaattccccctggtgtgtgtgctaaacttgtggttaactacaacaaacgtctcaccgctgtgcttgcaaacaaaggctttgccactaagtattgagtgtgtttggcaagagggatcaaatacttattttcctcattgaaatacaaattaattaaaatatattctttaaaattatattctggatttttgtcttgatattctgtctctccatgttagaatatatctaccattaaaagtgcagaaggatagtgtctttattagtgggcaaacaaagaaaatcagcaagggatcaaatacttcttggactcactgtatatgttGCCAACTATCCTTGTTTATTGTGTTTACCCACACAGGTATCCAAATATTTACCTCAGGCTGGAATCATGATTTAAAAAACATCTTGATAGGCCAGAAAATCTGGCTTTAATTTTAACCAAACTAATTGTTAGAGATTGTTTTCATGTAATTCTTCTGTTATTATGTTTCAATTAATTGTCAAGTTCtaaaattaattcattcatttatgtattcatttagTTGCTCCCATTGTCTGCTTCAGATCACTACATCTTCTAGTGTTTATTCAGGACCGGATATGGCGAATTGTTTAACTAAACGGGGAACAATATACCAACAATACGGTCTTGGAACATTTGACTATAAGATGGGTTATGACAAATTTAACATCATGCCATGATATGCACTCCCAGGTCCAGTATATCACTGATGTGACTCAGCACTCACTGGACTCTCTTGTCCACCTCTGAAAAAATTACCCATCACAAAAGTCATGAACAAAACATCTGTTTTTTAACAAGCTTCTGGTGGTTATTTGACCAGTCTTCTTGGCAAAATTGTTAGTTCAGTTACATTTAGTTGGTTTCCTGGCAAAAAGCTGAcctttaagcacagtccacatattttggATAGCGttcaggtcaggactttgggaagtgTCTCAACCGTTCCACAACCACCTCGGATGTGTGTTTAGGGACCTGTTGTCTTGTTGAAGCATCCAATTGTCTGATGATTTGAGGTTACACTGAATAATTCGaaggtagtcctccttcttcatGATTCTGCAGTGTTAACACCATCATGCCTAACAGTTAACCAGTGTCCGAAGTGGCTACAAGAAGTGGATCTGAGTGGATAACATTTAAGTACATACTATTGTTTGAACTACTAATCTGGGAATCTGCACTTGTTTAGAGAAAAGAGACATCCCTGACTTGTGTAAATCTATGATTATCCTTCttagatctgcactgagcttaTTTGACTCCCTGTTGTATTGTGTGTTGGTTAATCCAGCGCAATGAATGCTGTCAAAAAAATACATATGTggacacagagaagctacctgctgtagtcaatcatgatcactagcaggaagTATAGAGTCCTTTGCTTTGGCAAGCTAAAAGACATTAtggaactttcagcaccactgtagTGATATATCATTTTGATTCTGTTGGTGAAGAAAAGACTTAAAATAAGTCAAACCTTTCCATCaaatttgttttcttttcctttaaAGATGTATGTACAGTTCAGATAAATCACTGAAGGTCTAATATTTGCAGTGTCactcatgtccatgatgagtatATGTAAACCTCTGACCACAAATGTAGTTAATAAACGTGTACATATTTATgcgattatttttttttttttgcttaataaGTATTAATATAGAAAATAACTGCATTCTGTGCACTGCTTTTTCACATACGTACAGATCTGTGAAGATTTCAGTGTTTTGAAgataagacagacagatagatagatagatagatagatggatactttattgatcctgaaggaaCACTTGCGTTCCATCACGTCCCAACACTGACATTATGACATTATAAAGCTGCATTAGGAAGATGTATAGTGGAAAATAGAAGTCACTAGAAGTTTCAAAAGATTATGGGCATCTTTTAAAGAAAATCCTCTGAAATACATAAACTAAATGCTGGCAATCATGGCATGTAGCCCTACTGTCTCAACTGAAAAATATCTGTTCACAAACAATGGAAATTCTACTCATTGATCCACTTGAATTTGATGTAAAAGTCCTAATTCACGCAGAAGAAAATAGGAGCTAACAGCAGCGCGACTGAGGCTGTAACTCACCAGAAGGTTTTTACCCAAATTGTTTTACAATTGAAAAGAAAATGTTTTGCATTTCATTACATCACTTCTATGCCCTCTTTCATTCCAGCATATAAACCAAACAGCCAAAATGGTTTGGCGATGGTAATGTCATGTTTTACTGTGCCAAAAAGGCCTGTTAAAGTGAATTAAGTTATGAAACTTGCGTAACATTCTGTCCTTTGCACTACCATTTGAAGTCTGCTAACATCTagcatgtgagccccacatgttCAACACACTGTGCTTTACATCTACGTTGTTTTCAgtttaaaaatgctaaattgcaGGAAACACATTGAGCTATATCATTTCCCCCTTTAATTCTATACATGTTAACCAGTAATTTTTTCAATAGTAACGGCctccatttctttctctctccctttctctatCTAGGTCTTTTTCTCCCAGTTCTAGCTTTGTATGAAAGAATGCTGTATTGGAGCAGCCAGCAGCAGTTCTCAGTCCTCTCCTCCACTGCCTTGCAGCCTCCCACACTCTTCCACGCCTCCTCGCTCCACCCCATCCCTCACTTTCTCCCTCCTTCAGCACACCTCTCGCACTCCCTTTCGTTCCTACTGTTAAGGAGCTGGGGTCGGATTGGACTTCAGACATTTTTATGATTTAATGACAAGGATAGATGGGGGCAATGAAGAAGGCTCCTCACTGTCTACTCCTTATGAGGTGAAATCAGGTGAGGAAATGAACAAACGTCAGTGTTTTACAAAAACACTATCCATAATCACAAAATTACCTTTACAACGGAGCACCAGCGAAGCTGTTGTGGTCAGAGAAATGTCAGGGTGACATTTGAATCTTCATTACATCTTCATCATTCAGTAATATTATCTTCTACAAACTGACAGTGTCAGTGCTGTTTAAATTCAGTGCACTTCTCACGAGAGTGTTTTCCAGACGACATGACCTCTCTGTATTTTCTCTTATTACACTCCCTGATTCTGAATGTACATGTCACAAAAAGCCTGCCCTTTTCTTTGAGGAACCCACCTTTCTCTAAATTGCATTTTGTCCACTTAGATGATAATCTGCTTCACAGCGCATGTGTCAGATGGAAGGAATGCTAATCTGGAAGAGGTGCGGAGCTTGGGCTTTTTGGCAGCCAGTTTCCACTGCACACTACTTTCCATGTGGTGCCGCTCCAGAAGCCTGGAGAAGCCTGTTTGGGGAACAAAGGTGTTGACAGAGTCCAGATTGCTTCTCTGACCACACCCCCATTAGAAGGGTCACAACTCTACTGGACAACTCAACCCTCGATCCATGATAGCAGTTTTCTTTCAAGCTATGAGCAAAAGTGACAGACTACATCCAGAAGACATTAGCCTGTCGATTCAGAATCCAAGAGTGCATTAAGTGAACTGTAGATCATATGAATGAGTCACACACTCGCACAATCACCAGACGAAAAGTCACCAGACTTTCACCCTTGAGTTGAGGTTTGAAACCCAAACAATAGTTTATTTAAATCATATGTCAGACTGTGCATACTGAAGTTCTTCCTGCTTTGACTACTACTCTGTTTGGCCTAAACTTCTGGGTGCCCTTTCCTTCTCTCTTCAATCAGTCTGGAGGATATGGAAGAAAATGAGACATGTGAGAAGTTTCATCATCACCTGCATTCTTTACAAAGTTTGGGGCTAGAGAACCGTTCAAATCGTCTCTGTTCAGGAACTCTGGATGGCGTTCTTGAGAAGACTGGAGAAGATCTGGAGAAGGCTGGGTAATGTGGTCTGAATTATGGTAAGAGCTACCAGCCAGGCCATCTCTAACGTACATTTTCAGGCTAGTATGCAACTGAATCTTGATCAAGAAGATCCACAATCCCTAGTCAACAGT
Coding sequences within it:
- the lyplal1 gene encoding lysophospholipase-like protein 1; this translates as MAAVQKLQRCAVSQTGKHTASVIFLHGSGDTGQGLRAWVRDVLTQDMAFEHIRVIYPTAPARPYTPMHGALSHVWFDRHKISRHCPEHLDSIEEMCSNLGAVVQDEIQAGIPKHRMVIGGFSMGGAMALHLACRYHQDIAGVFALSSFLNKDSVVYQAVGAAERHPLPDLLQCHGTADELVHHNWGEETSSLLKKAGMTTSFHSFPGLNHQLCRAELELLCSWILKKLPSESSSSAGH